The following is a genomic window from Xenopus laevis strain J_2021 chromosome 2L, Xenopus_laevis_v10.1, whole genome shotgun sequence.
cagggcaacattgcattgtattattattaatttaaaacactttaattttttgatgttactgttactttaacaaggcaaaaaaaaatgtttaaaatagctTTAGTACAAGTATCTACTGCCCCAGAACGGAAAAAAGAGAACACAGAGGAGTACAGTAAACAGGAGAAGGACATACCACAATACTGTCTACAAAACCACTTTAGGCAAATTCACTTTAACCTGCCATGTGTGCTAACAGctctgtattaataataaatgcTTTTGCTCCACAGCTCTAGTTTTTAGACACTTTGTTAGAGCACCAGATCGATATTCCTGAATGAAAGCAATGCTTTTAGCACCCTTTGAGAAGGTAAATCTTGTGTGTACTTGATACAATTCACAGTTTTCTTATAAGTATGAGGCCACCTACGTCAGTGTTGATTGATATGTTAAGACTCATTTAGCAACGGCTCAGTACTGTGTATCGTGTCGCCAGCTGAAGATAACTGTTGGTTCAAAAGCTGTCTGTGTAGATTATTGAACTGAAATCAAACATGAAAGTGCATTATTTAACTGAACAAGAAATGCCATTTCCTAAATTAATACCTGGAAACAAtactctgatatatatatatgactcaaCATGGCTTAAAAACACTTTAGCCCAATGTTTCAGTCACCACCTGTGACCATTCTCCAGGGAAAACAAACAGAAGAGTGTGTTCACACTACAGACCCTCCACTATTTCATGTGAAAAAGGTGCCACATGCAACAGTGTATCACCATGGAAACACATAAACAATCCCACATTGGTGTAAGTGAAGGAACAATCCAAAAGAAAGAATTATCTATGCGTAAATTAAAGACAGTGATGGCATAACATATGAAATATCTTTAACAATACAGTGTTGAAAACTTTAATGAAAGCATGAAAGCACTCCTAGTAAGATCGCAATCTTGTGCAGGGACCCAAAAAATGCCTGTTATTATAGAAATAACAAAAGGGCACTGTAGGAGGCATAAAGGAGGTCGCTGGCAAACATTGGccttcaaataaaagttttttgctcTATTTATAAGTCCTGTTGAGtgctataattatttatttatatatgtagaaATATATGTAGAATTTCCTACAATATTTGGAGGAAAGCTCAAACAAAGAGTAAGATTATGAAgttattgaatttgaaaaaatctggtatctaaatatcttttttttttattctcaggtATATTTATGACAATATGTCTGCTATCTATAGTCTACGGAGCCATGAGGTGCAACATATTGGCCATTAAAATCAAGTATGATGACTACGATATAAGAGTGAAACCTGTAGCCTATCTCTGCATATTTCTGTGGAGAAGTTTTGAGATTGCCACCAGAGTCATTGTACTTGTACTCTTCAGCTCAGTTCTAAAAATCTGGACTCTCCCCGTGGTGCTGCTGaatttcctgtttttctttttctatccATGGATCCTTTTTTGGCAGAGTAAATCTCCCTTTCCTGAAAACATAGAGAAGGCCTTATCAAGAGTTGGCACAGCCATCGTTCTCTGCTTTCTCACCTTTCTCTACGCAGGAATTAACATGTTCTGTTGGTCTGCTGTCCAGCTCAAAATTAACGACCCAGACTTAATCAACAAGTCACAAAACTGGTACCGCATGGCAGTATATTACATTCTGAGGTTAATTGAAAAtgcctgccttcttcttctttggtacatttttaaaactgatatatatgtgtatgtttgtGCCCCATTGTTGGTCCTGCAGTTGCTAATTGGCTATTGCATTGGAGTGCTATTCATGCTTATATTCTATCAGTTTTTTCATCCATGCAAGAAGATTTTTACATCAAGTGTCTCTGATGGTTTGTTGTCTTGCTTCAAGTTCCTGTGTTATCTATGCATACCTTCTCAATCTCCAACAAAGATGGATAAATGTAGTGCCAAActttcagaaagctcagaaaacacCGAAATACCAACCAGTAAAGCTACTGACTCTCACGATGGAAATGTATAACAAAGAGAGCCTTGCAGCTATGATCAAATCCTTCATGTAAAGCCAAAATGACTTTTTCCATGGGTATCTGGAATAAGTACATTAAAGAACTTTGTACTCTCTACATGCAGTATACATTGCTGCTAATGTGATGGGTTCCTTATTGGGTGGCTCGTACCCATGTAGAAAATGGCTTTGCCATCTTCATTGGGATCTTAGAAGTATATAGCTGGTTTTCAGAGAGTGAAGAAGATATGCTGCAGAAAACACTGAGATTGATAAAATGCAAGGTTTTTGCAATCAATCAATAAaacaatcaatatatatatatatatatatatatatatatatatatatatatatatatatatatatatatatatatagtatacacacaggtatgggatctgttatctggaaatccgttatctagaaagctctgaattacggaaagaccttcacccatagactccattttacctaattaatcaaaatatttaaaaaggatttcctttttctctgtaataataaaacagtaccttgcacttgatccaaactaagatataattaatccttgttggagacaaaaccagcctactgggtgtatttaatgtttacatgattttctagtagacttaaggtatgaagatccaaattatggaaatatccattatcccagatcccaggtcctgagcattctgtataagtcccatacctgtatatgatttgaTTGTGAAAGTGTTCACCTATTTGATGAGACACAATTTTAGAATAAGGGTTtgtgaatgtaaatgtaaataatttgcGTATCACTAATTACAGTTAAAGGACTGACTTCTTTAGCTGGTTTATATGGCATTAAAAACAGGCACATGGTCACCTTATACACTATAATGTAAATTTCAATTGATAAGCCAAAATGGGATGTTTTCCAATATTGAATGTTCCATTTACCTATTCTGACTATAGACAGTAATATAGAGGAAAGCATGTTTCATAGATCTTTTACTTTCAATATCAATACCTctcaaaatgtttacaaaaatagtcaaaaataagTTATATGTAGTACCAAGGGGCAAAATATGTCCTAGTCCAGTTACCCCTAAATATTATTAGTGCAGTAACAAATATTAGCAAAGGTCTTGTTGCTGTAAACtactaaattatgtttttgccCATGTTTCTGCACTATCCAGAAATTGTTACGTGATGTACACACAAGTTGTTTTAACTGTATTCACTTTctgcacatttatatatagtatttatatctGAATTAACAACTATGGCTAACAGTGACTTAAAATAAGTAAGTGTATAATAATGTTTCAGGGTCACCATTCCTTAATGTCTTCATTTTTCCTGCGGATTTGCATAAGGAGAATGTATAGTTATATCACATATGCTTTGTATTGCCAAAGAGtttgtgaaataatttttaagtctTTCCTAAGAAGCCATTACTGGGAGGCTGGCTGCATGGTCCTTACACCTGTCTCAGAGCTCCTATTGTGTTTATAGTTCAGTCAGaatttttgttttagattttCCTGAGTATAGATTGAACGTTAGGGCGAGTAAGTATTTACTGTCCTGacgtaaatatgttttaaatatgattaaaaaCACTATTGTATGCAACATCTAGAGAGCATAGGTTGCAAATGTTTGAGGTTGAATGATGATTGGTTGTATTGTCTAGAAAAGCAATGGCCCTATTTACTACATAAAAGGatttattcacctttgagttaatagtatgatgcagagaatgatattctgagacaatctgcagttaggttcagggtcggactggcccaccgggatactgggaaaaatcccggtgggccacgATCCTGATGGGCCCCACTACCCAGGCATGTCTGTTTAAATAGCCCACTATCTGCCTCCTACCTGAACCGCCAACCTCCTGTCCCTGCTCTTAGCCGCAGTAACCAGAACCAGGAGCCTGGAGTCGGCTAGTATTACTCCAATCATGTATTGTTTATGTAGTTTAAGTTATTtccttaatttattaaataaaaagatttCACCGAACAAGCTGTGAACtacttcatttttaaaacaaaagacTTCAAAAGGAAAGGCCTACTGAAAAATGAAACCATATTCAGTTAAAGACTTGTGATATCTAATATAATGTTACTCTGGTCCAGTGTTTCTAAATGGGACATTGCATATAATATTATTCTGGATGAAACCTGCAACATTTAAACCTGTAATATGGGGCCATGGGGCAATTTCAGTCATCTTGAATGACTCAGTTTAAGTAACCCAGACATATGGCAGCTAATGCCCCAAAACCACCCCTACAAGAAAGATGTGAGAATGATCTGAGGTTTCTAATATTTATCCTATCCAGAAGAATagccctttttctttctcctgacaacgtcAGACTACTTAATGGTTGGAAACTGACTAGCATGGGGCACTGTTGTAACAGCATTCATTCATATTgtcagtacatgtatcccttaatatctgggaattacaaaaataaataatgaatgttaattgcaaaagtgcttagaatcacactctcttcaattttacattcacttttttttaaaggtttatcaTTTAACAAATAAGTCATTGTATTTGAAGCTATGAATGCAAGGCACTGATGGATATTGCACACATTCTATATATCACTGATAAGTGAATAACACCCCTGAGATTTTGTTCACAGGAGGTAATCATGAAATATCATGggatgtcttaaaggggaactccggcttccaaaccaaaatttgataaagaggcccacataacacagaaacccataaTATACTGTACCCATCACCATTACCGGtttctgcaaaaagtctgaataaatgccattttctatgctgagatACAGCTGTTTAactgttctctttctgcatcatttgaaatattGGCAGGGAAGGAGGATTAAAACAtcgatgttacaaattgtaacaacttctctacagcttacagacagcatgcaggaactacataacccacaatgcattgcactgtgatgttcctttccttattgaaatcacgtgtacggaatgcattttaggacatcctgctgctAAATACCTATCTTGCATGCGATGTCCTATACCTTCGGAATGGTGCATCGGTTtcttttactgtcactcatcgtccaaatctgcagttaCACCTCCGtcgtctaccctcccttctcagccgtcagtaatACGAACTCCACCCTCACCCTTCTGCCCTCAGACTTCTGAcctcagtcttctgccctcagccctccatcctcctccctcagtcatctgccttccgccctcattcctctgccttccgccctcagtcctcttccttcagtcctcttccttccgccctcgctcaccactttagaaacttatggataagattgtctgctgaaaagagagatctgaggggggatgGCTGAGCAGTGAGGGAGGAGGGAAgagggtggaaggaagaggactaaaaggaagaggactgaaggcgGAGGATTGAGGGCTGAGGGtggaaggctgagggcagaaggaTGAGGACGGAGTTCGTattactgacggctgagaagggagggtagaagaTGGAGGTGTGATTGTAGATTAGGACGATGGGTGAcggcaaaagcaaccgatgcgccattctgaaggcataggacattgcatgcaggacaggtatttcgctgaaggatgtcctaaaatgcgttccgtacacgtgtgcagagaattgtggggtttggaggatgcaggctaaggacagatggctcctgatacaaattaacagtagtcagctagctcagcaaagtagtcagaaagatcagcaggagagcagggggttaggcttagggaactgtcagaaaccattaaaaatcatgaaaagtctgcatattttttaattgatgtatattgcaaagttgcttgtaattgtgtttacttttcaaaaatcttaagtggggttcccctttaactaatgaGCAGACATGTATGTGACAGCTAATCTGACAATTAAAAAGATGTTCATAAAACAACAGTGAGGTTTACAGCAGAAATACTTTCACAATAATAAATACTTATGGAAGCTATTCCTTGTGGCTATTCATCACCTAGGCGATATTAAAGGGTAAGTTTACACCCCTTTTCAGCATGAGCTCAGTGAAGTATTAGTGTAAAATAGCTAAAAAGGAGGGACCCCTAAACAAAATTAATAgttatttattaatcattttgacatctctggcacaaggtggtAAACAGAAGGACCTCTCTTTGTTCTACGGGagattgccacctagcaacagctgatgGGCTAATCGACAGCCTCTTGAAGATAcgctggaaaaatgtattttaccacTACATCCACGTTTTAGCATTTCCCTTCTGACGTGCTTGTGCCTTTAAGATGTGGGAGCAAGCACAGGTCTGCTCAGTGCTGATTGGACAGTGAGGAGTAGTGTGACATCACATAGATTTTTTACCTCAGCGTTCATGGAGGATGCAGTTTCTGCTAAAAACTCGGTGGCGCTTCCACCTCCGTTTCCTTCCAAATATCATAAAAAATGGAAGATGCAATCTCCTTTATATTCTAAACAtaaggagaaacatttttctcTGTTCTGAGGAAAAAGAGTGATGTTAGACTCTGCTTTATTTTCTCCTCATTTAACTACCCTGAAGAGGGTTCAGTCCCACAGAGGTACTCCTAAGATGGAAAAAGGAGTCTTTAAATGTAAAGATATCTCTTCTCCGGTTGGAGTTAAATCAAGAGTATCTTAAGGTTCCACTCTCAGTAAAGAGGCCCGTTTTGGTTGCTCTAGTGGTAACCCTGCTCCAGGGCCGGACtggaagtaaaaagcagcccgggcaaaaaaactcaaagcagcccatatgtaaacacacaatggtctTGTAATCATCCACTCATACTATATATTGGagtaaaactgcaaacaattatgtgcataaagagctgcttttctcacttaagtgtaattaatgtagaATATGtaaaagattctgcagccttgtgcctttacatgttcacagaacaacccctcagtgacttctaatatccttatcatttacagtagggggtaccttatcccttataatacatgagtgatactcagagttccctgtataactcagccttgtgcctttatatggtcacagaacaacccctcagtgacttctaatatccttatcatttacagtagggggtacattatcccttataatacatgagtgatactcagagttccctgtataactcagcctgcagccttgtgcctttatatggtcacagaacaacccctcagtgacttctaatatccttatcatttacagtagggggtacattatcccttataatacatgagtgatgtataactcagccttgtgcctttatatggtcacagagcgggaataccatgtataatacccccagaactagaCACATGAAACATAGAAAGTAATCCGttaagaatgtttaaaaaatattttgctgcaatttttaagTAAGGAGTCAGAACAGAAAATAATCAACACTAGTTAGGCAGCAC
Proteins encoded in this region:
- the xk.L gene encoding membrane transport protein XK, encoding MKFPGSVLVSAALFVAETVTALFLSSTYSSAGDRIWQELTLFYCLLPCVLVQMSLLFIHRDFDRDRPLVLLLHLLQLGPLVRCVEVFYIYFKAGKVEEPYVSITKKKQMPKEGCSVEVEKEVGQAEGKLFTHRAALSRASVIQAFLGSAPQLTLQLYISVLEQEITVPRCIFMTICLLSIVYGAMRCNILAIKIKYDDYDIRVKPVAYLCIFLWRSFEIATRVIVLVLFSSVLKIWTLPVVLLNFLFFFFYPWILFWQSKSPFPENIEKALSRVGTAIVLCFLTFLYAGINMFCWSAVQLKINDPDLINKSQNWYRMAVYYILRLIENACLLLLWYIFKTDIYVYVCAPLLVLQLLIGYCIGVLFMLIFYQFFHPCKKIFTSSVSDGLLSCFKFLCYLCIPSQSPTKMDKCSAKLSESSENTEIPTSKATDSHDGNV